The Nitrospinota bacterium sequence AAAGATCAATCATGCTGACGTCTTTTAATTTTATAATCAAAGCTTCGTGAGCGTCTGCATTTTCATAAGTATCTTCCAACTGCTTGACGCCCCCGAAGAACATGGGACCCTGGGGCCGAAGAATTTTTACTTTACCTTTTAAATCATCTCCAAACATATCGCCAAGAGAATCATCGCCCAGATATGCGATGTTGGATTTATAAAGCCGACTCATTTCCAGAACAAACCGAAAGAACGCTAAAACGATGCCGACGGCCATGGCTATCAGCAAATCTTCAACAATCGTTACTATCAATACGGACCAGAAAACGATCATGTCCGTCACGGGCAGGCGATGCAGAACCGGCAAAATGCGATAGTCCAGGATGTCGATACCCACCTTGAACAAAATAGCCGCCAGGCAGGCCATGGGAATGTCCTCCGCATAGGGTCCCAGGCCCAAAACCAAAGCCAACAGCACCAGGCCGTGAACCACGGCGGCCAGAGGCGTCTTACCTCCAGATTGTATGTTCGCAACGGTTCGCATGGTAGCGGTCGCCGTGGTCAGCCCGCCCACCAGACCGGCGGCGCAATTCGCCAGCCCCTGGCCAAACGACTCACGAACACTGCTGTGTTTCGTCCCTGTCATATTGTCGGCAACGATGCATGTCAGCAGGGAATCAAATACAGCCAACCCCGCCAACCCCGCCGCAGGCCCCAGATAGTCACCAAACTTAGACCAGGCCGGCCAATATAAATCAGGAAAACCCGTCGGAATGGTGCCAATATATTCGATAT is a genomic window containing:
- a CDS encoding SulP family inorganic anion transporter, whose amino-acid sequence is MIPAPLLALLAGTAIANFGHFDIEYIGTIPTGFPDLYWPAWSKFGDYLGPAAGLAGLAVFDSLLTCIVADNMTGTKHSSVRESFGQGLANCAAGLVGGLTTATATMRTVANIQSGGKTPLAAVVHGLVLLALVLGLGPYAEDIPMACLAAILFKVGIDILDYRILPVLHRLPVTDMIVFWSVLIVTIVEDLLIAMAVGIVLAFFRFVLEMSRLYKSNIAYLGDDSLGDMFGDDLKGKVKILRPQGPMFFGGVKQLEDTYENADAHEALIIKLKDVSMIDLSGAYALEDLVNKARGNGKKVLICSAPPQVMKVLESVNVLDHAEKNYFEVIDDAIAMARELSSKPVFMCETK